In Planococcus citri chromosome 4, ihPlaCitr1.1, whole genome shotgun sequence, the genomic window GTGATGTGTTCTATAATTTCACGAATTAGGTCTCAAGGGATTGCGAGTTCTGTTACAATTTCATCTCATAGCGagtaaaataatttatattatACGTTGAATAATTGCAATGTAGGTTAGTGTAATTAATTGATAAACTGTAATCTCACTGATGTACTGCATGTATCTCTCATTACACTATAcagatacctacatacatataggtataatttgaaaatatcttttCATAATGTTAAATAACCCATGTTATGATTCAGTCATGCTCACACATAGAATAATGAAAACTATATACTTATACCATTTAGATAGTTAATTCACATCGAATACTTACGATCAAACCATTCTGATGTTGATTGATTAATCCAAAATAGAGGGATGAAATCCATGCAATAGATTTATGATGTACTTTCACTCAAAATAACGCGACTATTTCTTTACAGATCCAATTTGCGGATTGATTCTTGAAGATAGCGATTCTCTAATCATAATGAAATACCTATACAGACGACGAAATTCAGGTATTTTGAATTCATATTGTATCATCCGCGCGatataaaatttctcattgtTAATTAATACCTAATGATTGTTTCTGTCTGCTTGATTTCTTGGGCAGAGCGAAGATCAAACAGCCATCTGCTATGCCTATCTGTAACATAAAAGGGTTCATTTCAAAGAAAGGAAACTTCAAGTTCAACCTCAAAACATTCAAGTTATTGCCCGAGAACTGGTGATAAATTGTAAGTTTTGTAACACACACTTTCACTAATTTAACTAAAACTTTGGTGAGCAAAAGAAATTCATTTTAGGGGGTTTTCGAGCGCTCTACAGAACACTacagaatttaccaaaaacgtaaaaaattagaCTTTCTGAAAGCTCATGATAAGACTCAAAATGGACTGCAGACTGCTGTAATACAGTTTTATAGCAAGCTGTAagaaattttttacgttttctatAATTGCTAATGGTTTCATGTAAATTGCTGTAGAGCACTCGAACCCCCCTTTTAATGGAAGAGACTTTGGGCTATAAGTAACTGTGATTATGCTTCAGTACCTacctgtattaaaaaaataagtacttaccgACTCAAACAGTTTTGTCCCACTTGATCATTTTGACGACTTTGAGCTCATTGAAGTCATAATTTCCTGAAATTCATAAGAAAACAGCAGTTAAACACGTATACCTATGAAGGtgattggataatttttttcttcactgtTCTGGAATTGATTTGGTCCAGTGCCGATGCCAGGATTTTTCCTAGGAAGGGGATAATTGGGTCCAAGCCAAGTAATTTtgtcatctcattttttttgggtgaGGGGGGCAAAAACTAAATAACGATATCACTCATTTAGTTCCTTTTTTAAAAGGATGGACTTGAGTGACTGAAATTTGTCTGTTGGGTAGCATTTCGAGTACACAGTATacgaatataggtacctagctagaTGTAAAGCCTCTTCATCTCAAAAAAGATGACAAAATGAAGTGATGTAGGGATGCCCAAAAGAAGAAcaatcgcaaaattttaaagaattttcaagttttttttttaaaaatttttagaacaagCTGGACATAGTTGTGTAAGTATGTGTAATCGGTATCTGTCCCAGTAGAACAAGAGCGCAAATTTAGTTTTTacaatcaaaaacttttttcaaaaaaacactggACTCTTGCAGGGGGAAGATTATTACACAACAAATCCCCTTCCCCTTAAAACCGGCACTGTAGTGCCAAATCATCTTCAGCATCCACCTCACGAATGAGGTGGCATTTAGATTTTGATTTGGACATGAAAATTGCAATGCACGACATTTGACGACAACGTAAATTATgagtttctttgaaaaaaatctgctaaTAAATTTGCCCAATAGGTAATCAATGAATGTTTCTAAAATCATATTTTGCTACATTAATACCTAAACGTATATGTAATCTATCAGGAATGGAAAAAGCCCAACTGTTGTGTGTACCAACAAGGGCAATATTTATGGTACTTACGTTTCATTAACTACAATATAATGTACAGTGTACATGTATAGTGATCTAGCCTGTGCAGAATTAGGCGGTGAAATTCACCATGATTGATATCATTTGATAGCTATATGGGAGGGTTCTCATTGAAACGAGCAGGATATCGTTTTAACGTGTAAAATCAATCAGTTTTTCTAATCGTTTCAATAGAtcgctcaaaaatcaaaatcgaagtTACCTGGCCAACAGAGGGAACTCAactgttttcatgtttttgcaatttgaaatgTTACTGCACCTGAGAGTTGAGATAATGCatgtccattttttaaatttcttaatgAACCATAATTTCCAAACTAAATAAATTGATAGGTTAGCTTATCCTTATCATGGAGCACTAACGCTAAAATATATTATAACCTAGTTATCCCtcacggaaaaaaaatagtactttctgagtagtagttttttaacggagtaaaaagtactactttttaacaccttcatggagaaatattagtagttttacgtaaaaactactacttttgtctaaaaactagttCAAATTACTACTTCGTAAGTAGTAGTTTTGAAGTAGTAATTTTaactagtttttagacaaaagtagtagtttttacgtaaaactactaatatttctccatgaaggtgttaaaaagtagtactttttactccgttaaaaaactactactcagaaagtactatttttttcccGTAAGGGTACCATCACCTGCATACTCACTGCAGGTACCCAGCAAGTAAAAGATGTCTTTATAGACAGCAACGCTTACCATTTTAGTTTTATCCGACAGTTAATTGAATGACAGGCTAATATTTCTCACAAATGTGCTAATGTTTCAGTTATTGATAGCATCTTTATAGCATTTGCGTTTCACCGAACAATTCTCTGTGGCGTTGTGGCTTCTCAATCCAACACAAACACCCAAATCACAAGCATGAAGCAAATCAACTTCGGGTTCAAACTCAAGATCAAGAATTCGGAGGAACTGCCTGCAAAGTGCCAGATTTGAATGAGATGAGATGTACCTATGCTGCATTGTACTAATATGGACagtaatataaaataattataatggtTGTCTGTGATTCATTGTGATGGTTCAACAACGAATTCTCGCTAGAAAAAATGCAATCTTAATAAATGAAACATTAATTAAGTATACTCACGGGATTAGAAATTTCACCAATTGCCATTAAAACCGAATTATGAACCTCAGTCATAATCGAATGattgataaaataatttatgCATTGTTATCCAAATTCCAGAatcaaacatggaaaaaaacatccaaaacggggaaatttcaaatcaacgcagtgttgccaaatATAGCCGACTTTGCAGAATCAAATCGGATGTAAAAAATGCTTACGAATCATGAATgaaactcgaataaaaatttaaaaatgaagcatACTTAATCTTTTGATTGGTTAATAAAAGCTGGAATGAATTGaaggtgaaattgaaaaaaattgatattttgtctgtttattaaaattgaaattagatgAGAAAGAGACAGAGTATCCGGCGCGGCGGTTCTTTGTTCGAAAACGCTGGAAGTTaaaaacctcttttttttttgttttaattctgGGTTACAAGGTAGTATAGGCACGAATTGCGAATCAGTCAGACAAAGTATATACCCACAGATTTTGCCAGTCTAACAATGTATAGGATCACGTATAATTTCGGCAGCCAAAACATGCTTTCTCAAGGCCGTCGTATCAGACAAATTTCGGGGTGATGAACGCGAACCATTAGTTGTCTGCTCATCTTCGTCAATTCAGAAGCAACGAGGTTACTTTGTTGGTTTGCAACTACTACAATGTATTTTTGGCCAAGCTGTAATAAAACCTGTCTCGAGAATGTTCTCGGAAAAGCGTACAACGAACAGTCGTGTAATAAAATAATGGCGTATACCTATATAAGATGAATTAAATTTACAAACGAGACTCTTGCTCTGTTAATTCTCTTTTTTAAGCTAGGTATTGTTTCAATTTACAACGAATACGTTTATCATTATCGTATTCgtatagagtttttttttcaggctcACACATTTGTCTGTTTGGTAGAAGTTCGTCGTTGAATTCATATACCtttactttacctacctatcttattATTGTTCACCATCGTCATATATTTTTACTCGTGTtatttcaaatacaaaatttcatcgtttcTTCTCTTTGAACAACTAAGCTTATTATTGAATTCATGCGGTAAATTGGTTGGTAAAATTTACTACGACTTGTGGTATTACTTACATAAAAACCTGCATTAATACGTAACACACATAATCTACACTCGGAGTTTTACTTTTCGAGGCATATAAATTTCTCGAATAGCGACGAGTTCAACGACCTGCCCATAGCTAATTGAgctttaattattatttttacagttcatcaatgaaaaattatcagaccTACATTGCGAATTATGGTTTTGCTTCTAATAAGGAAATAAATACTTCAACTGTTTCATTTTCGTGTTgattaaattcataaattggtATCATGTTTTATACAGCGTATAAGATTCGCTCGAAGTCGAAAATTCTAATAAGTATGCATTTAACCGAACTCAGACGCGTTTAGGGTAAGCTCCCAATAGCACAGCAATTCAAACAAAGTAAACAAAcgtaaaattttctttatttgaaaTAAGAACAATATAAAATACATGTGTAGTCAACTTCAATCTACCATCATTTCGTTATTACTGAACGTTGAATTGTCTCGCTTAGTTTTACGAGCttcttctttcctttttttcttggCGGCCAGtttcaatacttttttctgTTTCACTTGTACtatgtttttcatattttctttttcttcgccTTTCTTCTTTTTCCTCCAACGGAGTTTGCCTTTCTTTTTCGCTGCTACGGTAGTATCCACAATTAAGTTCTTCAACTGAAATCATAATTGAAAATATGCATAttcaagttttctatttttccttATAAAAATGTAACGCAAATgaatattttgttaaaaagtgatCAAACTATATAAATCTAtgaataaaaatctttttttttcttgctgaAAACACACCTCTTTAAAGTCTGGATTTTCAGGATCATTATTAGATAACGATAGATAAGTAACAAATTTATTCTGCCGTTCGTCGTTAATCATATCTAGAAGTTCATTTTCTTCCTTCGCAAACTGTAACTCGTTAAATTCTGTATCCATTTCTGATTCAGTTCCGGTACTGGACGGATTACACTGCGACACATCgaaattttcaccaagtttTGAAACAATCTTAGCACTGATATGAGTGTCAGCGGAGTCTTCTGGCGGTAATGTGTAATATCTTATTTTACCGCTGAAAAAGAGATAAAATCCCGATGAAAATTAACACACACTTTCACAAATGACAAATGctatctagatgaaaaaaaaaaccttaccGATTCCAATCCTGTACAAGCATTTTCGCAGCTTTGAAAGTGTCAGGTATGCCTTTCTTTCCCAATAATCCGAAACGTTTAGATAAAGAGAGTAAGAATTCTTCTGGAGTGTTGTAATTTGATACATTGTATAATTCCATcatctgaaaatttcacaatgatcattaaaattttgaagtcggattaaaaatgtgaaaaaaacagCTTACTTGTTCTTTAGTGGACCGATACAGAATTGCTTGCGCAGCAAGAGTCGGATCGTTTAACTGATCGGTTTTCACTAGATTTTTTAAGCATAAAAGAGTGTTATTTTTCAATACAGGGTTTTCCATAACAATACCAGGACtatctaaaatttttatattcgcGCTGATTTGGACTGTTTGTAAAGTTCTGCAAATCAATAGGAAttcattattataaaaattcatcaataaattttaaacacgTATTTGATTTATTACCTCGTAACACCAGGTTCTGCTCCAACACGACACGCTTTTGCTCGCCGCAAACTGTTTATTATACTACTTTTACCAACGTTAGGAACACCTGACGATAAAACAACACGTAAATACTACGTAAATAGtacaaagaaaaaataattgaaaaaaatttaccaactacTCCAACTATGATGGATCTTTCAAATCCATCACTACGACGATAATTAGCCAACAGCTTCATCAGAAATTCGGCACCGACGCAAGACGAAACTGACAtaagtttttccaaattcttcttctttttggattttttcagcaTAGTTCGGCGACCCAATTTTTGAGCCTGTTGTTGAACACTAGCTTTAAAAGGTACAGCAGGTCTGCTTTGCCTCAaatattttaaccatttttccaaattttctcgTGGAACTAAGTCAGCTTTGTTTAAGACAATTACTAATCTTTTTTTGGGATCTCTTGCGACAGTTTCTTCTACAACTTTACATCTGGTGCCAAGAGGATCTCTGGCGTCTACAACTTCCAATATAACGTCTGCTTCATTAACGACCTGAAAAGTAGAACGATAGATATCATACAGAAAAGAAAGGAGGTATTATATCCATGttgtataaattgaaaattttgaattcaactcGGGCGATTTCAAAGGAGAAAACGATGAAGTACCTTCTTGAATTCTTTTGTAAGAGAAGAGCTTTCCATTTTCTGCGCGGCATTAATTTTACGATCTATTTCTTCATTTCTATCTATGGGCATGTAATCATCGCCTCGTATCCGAGCATCTTGAACGAGTTGCTCTAAAGTTATACCATTTGCAGCGTTTTCTTCtattattcgtttattttccaccatcatttctttttctttagcTTTAGCTTCATTAAAATCTTCAATAATTTGTTCTTTGAACGGACACTGCTGAGGTGCGGTAATGGCTTTCGTTTTAGAACCTACAGAAATGAAATAAAGTTTAGTCGACatcagaaaaaatatgtactgatACAAACACGAACAGTATAATTTACCTTTACGTTGTTTACGTGCTTCCCTGCGTTTCTTTCTGTTATGTTCACGAACTTTCTTATCGATTTTATACTTCAAACGACATGACAAACGTTTACTCTTTTTTTCTACAtagaaaagaatcaaaattagagATATTTCGGCGTACAACCTACGAGTACGTGTAGATTATGGGATCCACTTACTTAGAGAGGGATGACCCATGGCGAAAGTTTGAAGTTTTCACGGGCAGAATGAAATCTAATTACAGGGAAATATTCTGATTCGTAAAATATCACAAATTATGTCCACAATTTACGTATAATGAACCACGCACGTtgtagaaattgagaaaaaatttactgatatgatatgaaataaaatttaatcacgTGTTAATTTAGCACGTtgttgatggaaaaaataagGATGAACTACTTTCGTTCTTTTTGTACGTGTTCTTAAAGGGAAGCAAATTGAACAACGAACAAAATCGTTcatttcaagatattttcaaaatggtgtcaatatacaaaattaaaaagtgctataaaaaatttttgtgaaggtGCGGAGCTGCAGTGCAAAAATGATGCgccttattaattttttcatcatataaataaaataaaataattttttaagcattataaaatacaaattattttgaaatctttctcatttgcaaaaagaaaagaattcaAGATTCCGTTTTGTgaaatcaaaagaaatttttcaccataGCAACTGCAACATTGATTGATACCTATTTACATGAAAACAcgcgtacctacttttttgaatgAAGGTCAAAATTGCAGTTATGCCATTTTTGTCGAAACAAGCTAAAtcaggaaattaatttttccatttcaatttttttcaaagttttgttttaaaaatattcaaaatgtaataaaaaatacagttttaaaaacaaaaactttaatTGCATAGTGTTTATTCACCATTATTTGCGTGAATTCCACGAAACACAATTTCTCGTTATGAAAATTTCTGAGAGTTCTCACATCAACACTGTTTATTTACAATAGAATACAGAAATGGCGTGTTGTGCAATATTTTATTCGACAATTTTCAATATGAtaaagattttattttaattaaaaattaattaattttaagaaaCAGTGAATAGTTGTTACAATTAAATCGAGTTGCTATTCTGTACGGTAATCATCATCAAGTGAAAGTCGTGTGCGCTATGTCATCGTTGGCCGAAAATTTGGACGGTGTTTTTTTTGGACGACTGTGTCCAAATATCTTGTAATTCTGATGTTATTATCGGAGTTTTCGTACAAAATGAACTGGTTTCGAGGTGTTAATCGCCAATATGTTATTACTTGAACGCTATTGTTCAGCCCTGCTGTCTTGAACAACCTCTAGTTTAAGAATTTTGTAAGTTCTCAATACTGATAATGTTTGTTTATCATTTTGTTACAAGCGTTAATTTAGCGTCTATTCTGGAGCTGGAATTTTCCATAGTTCGATATACATAACAGTACATTtgcgtttaaaatttcatttttgggagATTCTGATGTATGAGTATGCTGAAATTCTGTTTGCAATATTGTCCAACTTTTGAATGTGAaacacaattcaatttttatatagTAATAATGGGAAAgatatgaaaatttacttcttaCAGAGTAGTAATCATTCTGGTGAAATTATTTCTTAGTACTGAATGTTGCGCATAACGTTGAACTGATATCGTTAGATGGATCTGAATGTCGGATGTATGATAATCAGCAGCGTCAATTTAGTCAAACACTATGCCTATAGCGTTACTAAATCTTACTGTAGTATACGGAGTGTTTCATGTGTTTTGATTGAtattctgttttgtttttacaGATGAAATTTGTTCGACTGGAGGTGTGTTACATAAAATCTTCTAaatgaaggtaatttttttattgctgcCGTATAATAAAATGAGATGAAACCACGAATTCTAAGGACACTTAACGCTCGTTATTTggaatacgaatttgaaaagaaatttcaattttttttcagagaatgCCCAGAGGCCGTAGTCAAATGCCCTTTTACGGGCATGCCCCGTGTCCAGATAATGATATGCCGCATATGCAGCGAGGCCCATGTTTTACCGATGGTTACGGTAAAATGGACGGACCTTGCGGGTAATTAAATACCAAATGACgttaaaatgagaatttatgAGTTTACGACTGATAATGAATTTCTTATCGTAGTATGGGAGTCGGTGAATTCAAATCTCCGATGATGGCTAATCCAGAACCACCCCCACCACCTCCTAAAAAGAAACGAAGGACTTCGAATACAATGGCAGCTGCACCACCGCCACCTCAGTCGCCAGCTATGCAAGATTTACTACCTCCTCCGCTAACCGGTAGGTGATCTAAACATTGAAATCTACTTTATCGAAGTATTCCCTCTTATAAATTCTTTTCGATAGGTTACGGCGATACAATCGTAGCTTCAAATCCATTCGACGACACTCCACCTCCGACTCCTACGATGTCTCATATGAATCCAATGAATCACGTCAACAAGCACATGAACGTAGGTCCTTGCATGTCACCAGCTGCTTCGATGATGGGATCGATGAGTCCGTGTCACATAGTCGGATCGCCGATGAATTGCGGTCCACCAGTCGGCAGCCCGATTAATTGCGGCCCTTCGATGGGCAACTGTAGTCCAATGCCAGGTGGCGGAAATAACCCGAACTGTGGTCCAATCGGTAGTCCTCATGCAGTTTGTAATACCAGGCAAGTTAGTCGAAGTCCGTTGATGTGTCCTCCTATGAGTAATGCCGGCTCAGTTATGAATTGCGGTCCGGGAAGTAATAATCCAATGAACGTGAATTCGGTGCATTCGATGAATAGAAGTCCACAATCGTTAGGCAGTCCTTTGAGTTCAGTTATGGCATCAAATGTCCGCGGAAACTCACCTCTGGACTGTGGCTTGGGTTTAAACTCGATAGGATCTCAAAAAGGTAGCCCTATGTCGGTGATGAGTTCGCACAATATGAATAGTTTGAATTGCGGCTCTCCGATGGGTAGTCCGTCCAACGTGCAAATGAATAATTGTAATAACGGTGGCATGAATATGGGTTCACCGATTACCAGCCCATTAGGCAATGTACCATGCTCGATGCAAAGTGGGCCTGATTTAGGTATGAATTTGAACGGTGTCATGAGTCGAAGTCCGATGAACGCGCCTCCTAATTCCGTTGGTAGTCCTATGTTGTGCAATTCAACGATGCGTGGACAATCTCCTTTAGGTGGTGGTCCTTTAGGCAATAGCCCGATGAACATGAATTGTAATTCGAATCCTAACGTAGGAATAATGGGACCCAAGTCCGATTTAAATATGAACGAACTAGCGGCAATGGGTAGAGATAACTGCGGTCCTGGCCACATATCAATGAAATCGAACCAAGGGCCAGGATGCGTCATGCCGATGAACAATCCGTGCTCGCGACCGTCCGATATGAACTCGATGCAACCTTGCGGGCCGGGACAAATGAACAATTCGCCTCATTGTAACCCAATGATGAATAATCCTGGTGGCTGCGGCCCCGGTATGAATAATTTACCATGTATAGGAAATAATATGAACCGACCGCCGTGCGGAGTGAATCCTATGAGTATGGGTAATCCGTACGATGGCATGAATCCGCAATGCAGACCGAACATGAACCGATCTCAGTACCCTAGACATATGAACAGCATGCATTACGGTGGCCCACCACCGAATAGTATGAATAGTATGTGCGGACCTCCAGACATGGGCAATATGCCGTGTCCACCAAATAACCAAATGCATTGTAACGACCAGGCTATGAATAATCCGCAATGTGGCGTTAATCAAAATATGAACCAGTGCGGAGGAAACATGTTTAATTCGCCTTTTTCGCCGTTCGATTCAAGATGCAGTCCGAATTTACCTTTCAATGAAGTTTCCATGAATAATGGCGGAGGATTTTACCGCAATATGAATCATACAAGCCAAGCGCCGTGTATGCCGAATATGCGTAACCCTTGTAACGTTTCGAGCGCCAGTGACTTACCCGGTCCTGGAGATATGTCCGCCATTAAGACCGAATCCCGTGACCACAGCGATCTCAGCGCCGATATTTCGAATACAGTTTGCGGATTAACATCCTCGGACAACAATGACGATCTAGGATTGATGTCTTGTGGCGCGGATAACTTTCTGAAAGAAGACAGAAAACCGAAAGATTGCAACGGTGGTCTTTCGTTAGAAGACGAAGCCGATAAATTAGACGACGTTAAAAATAAACTAGATCTTGATAAGAAAGACGCCATCGttaaaataaaagatgaaaaaattgatggtaAAGAAGACGACGATGTTAAAACCATAATTTCCCCTTCAAGCTCCGGTGCATCTTCTCAAGGCCCTACCAATACTATTACGGTGACCAGCGCTTCAACCACGTCCGGCACAACGACCAGTTCTTCTGTTACCAGCGCAGATCCAGATAACAACGATAATTCGACAGCTAACGCTACCAGCGAAGGAGTCAAAAACGATACCGAAGATGATTTATTCAAAAGCTCAGACGGAGTTAATTCCGGTGCAGGGAATACGAACAACGAATCTGAAAATAACCGATCGGCCAACGAAACTAATGATAAAGATGACTCGGAAGACAAGCTCCACTGTTCAAATGAAAACGATACCAGTTTCGACGATAACGTCGATAATACTCGAGATGACAAAAATTCTTCGGCCAACAACGAATCCGCCGATGCTACCAATTCAAATTGCCCCGAATCCGAGAATACTGAAGATCGTAATAAAGAAAACGATAGTTCTACTCCGATTAAGCTagaaaatgacgaatttttcgacggcgtaaaaaatgtttcagattTAGGCACCGGTGCTCCTTCTCGTCCTGGAAATAATTTCAGTAACGGAAACGTCATCCCTACGAGTAATTTTGGCCCTGGCAACGATGTCTCCGGTGTAATGAATAATCCCTCGTCGTGCATGAGCGATACAATGTGTACGTCTTCGGTAATGCCGAATATGAATAGGACCATCATGTCAAATGCGATGAATCATTCGATGAATTACCCTACCAACAGACCGGTGAATATTGTAAGTTGATGGTTGCGTAGaatgttgaaatattatttatttcgaTACAATATGCAAATTGTAATTATAGGTAAATCCGTTGCAGGTATATCCTTCTAACAAATCCAAGGTGTATAATCCGCAGAATCCGAACGCGCCTCCAATTTACGCGTGTGGGCATTGTCACAAAGAAGTTAACGATAACGATCAAGCTGTTTTATGCGAATCAgggtgtaatttttggtatcacaggtaaattttcattcgactttgaaatatttcaaaacattttcagcTGCTCTGGCATTACTTCATGAGCttgattaactttttttttcttcttcacagAAC contains:
- the Ns1 gene encoding guanine nucleotide-binding protein-like 3 homolog gives rise to the protein MGHPSLKKKSKRLSCRLKYKIDKKVREHNRKKRREARKQRKGSKTKAITAPQQCPFKEQIIEDFNEAKAKEKEMMVENKRIIEENAANGITLEQLVQDARIRGDDYMPIDRNEEIDRKINAAQKMESSSLTKEFKKVVNEADVILEVVDARDPLGTRCKVVEETVARDPKKRLVIVLNKADLVPRENLEKWLKYLRQSRPAVPFKASVQQQAQKLGRRTMLKKSKKKKNLEKLMSVSSCVGAEFLMKLLANYRRSDGFERSIIVGVVGVPNVGKSSIINSLRRAKACRVGAEPGVTRTLQTVQISANIKILDSPGIVMENPVLKNNTLLCLKNLVKTDQLNDPTLAAQAILYRSTKEQMMELYNVSNYNTPEEFLLSLSKRFGLLGKKGIPDTFKAAKMLVQDWNRGKIRYYTLPPEDSADTHISAKIVSKLGENFDVSQCNPSSTGTESEMDTEFNELQFAKEENELLDMINDERQNKFVTYLSLSNNDPENPDFKELKNLIVDTTVAAKKKGKLRWRKKKKGEEKENMKNIVQVKQKKVLKLAAKKKRKEEARKTKRDNSTFSNNEMMVD